The genomic region ATGGCCTGGAAACTGGTGGAGGCCAGCCGGGCTCCCTTCCTCGAGCTCGACAGGAGCATTGAGATTTCTGCCAGCGTCGGTATCGCCCGCTTTCCTGAGCACGGCAACACAAGCGAACAACTGCTGGCAGCGGCCGATAACGCCATGTACGCCGCCAAGCGAGCCAAGACCAATCCTGTGCAGGTGAGCCGTGGCTCCCAACCTCAGACAACCGTTAGCTCAGGCCTGCTCGAGGCGCTTGACGATGACGGCCATCAGGGCCAAAGAACCAGCCAGAGCAATCAACAAGGCGATGGTCATGGTTGAAGCGGCTACTACAAATGTAATTATGGCCGCTGAGGTGTCTAAGACATCCACCTGCCCATGTCACGTTTGCTAACTGCAAGCAGCCAGACCCTTAAGAGAACTGCGCGTTTTGCCCAATAAAGCATTTGCGGTTCCAGAACATAGGCATGATCTCAATGGTGGGCGTGTGACAACAACAGGCAAGAAAGCTCCAAGCCCGGCGATCGACACCACTAGCGGCCAGGAACTTTTTACGGCTCTCAATCGCTCCAAGGCCATGATCGAATTCGATCTCAAGGGAAGCATTTTGAGCGCGAACACCAACTTCTTGCAGCTGATTGGCTACAGCGAAGCAGAATTAATCGGCCAACATCACAGCATATTCATAGAACCAGCCGATGCAATTTCCAGTGAATACAAGCAACTATGGACGAGCCTTGCCAAAGGCACCATGAGGGAAGGCGAGTATCGCTATATCGCCAAAGGAGGCAAAGAGGTATGGCTACTGATAAGCTACAACCCCATCCTAAACAGTGGCGGCAAACCAGACAAGATAATTGGTCTTGCCACCGATATCACTGAAGCTAAAAATAATGCTGCGGTCGCCACCAGCACGATGGCAGCGATTGAAAACTCCATGGCAGTTATTGAATTCGCTCCTGACAGCACCATCCTGCGAGCCAATCCCATCTTTCTTGAGGTAATGGGCTACGGTGAACATGAAGTGGTCGGCAAGTTACACCGAATATTTGTTGAAAAAGACGAAGTGTTATCTACCACCTACAAACAGTTTTGGATGTCATTATCGAGAGGAGAGCGCCAGCGTGGTCAATTCAAACGCATAACTAAATCTGGAGATCCTGTCTGGCTAGAAGCTTCTTACAACCCGATTCTCGATGCCGGTGGCAAGCTGTTGCGAGTGGTGAAGTTTGCCTACGACATCACAGCTCAGTTCAACCAAGCCGTGGCACTGATGGGCGTCAAGACTGCCGAACTGGAAGCGGCCCTTGAGGAGGCCAAGGAAGCAGAACGGGTGCGACTTGAGCTGGACCGCACCCTGCAGGAAATGTCAACCCCGGTCACCCCAATCTGGGACGAAATTCTGCTACTGCCGCTAGTTGGCATTGTGGATTCCACCCGCACTGACGACGTCATGCGTAAAACCCTCGATCGCATCAGCCAGACCAGCTCAAAGATGTTCATCCTTGATATCAGCGGTGTACCAACTGTCGACACCGCCGTAGCCAATCAACTGATAAAAATCACTAAAGCAACCCGTATCATGGGCTGCGAGACCATTGTCTCCGGCGTGTCATCCTCGATAGCCCACACCATCGTTGAATTGGGAGTAGACATCAGCGAACTGCGTACCACTGCCACACTCCGCGATGCATTTTCCACCTGCCTAAGCGAGATGGGAGTACTCGATCTTCAGAAAGGCAGGTCATCTTCGCGACCTCAACACCAATATCTACATCGGCAACGTACCTACCGCTGAAGGAGACTTGCTCCATGGCCAGCCCCGTCAATGACATCCGCACATCTATGGCGGCAGTTGATGGGCTGCTGGTGGTCTCTCTGCCCGGGGAACTATCCGATTTGGTGCTGAATCGGATAGTTGAGGATGTTACCCAACGGGTAAGCCAAGAAGCCATCAGAGGGGTGATTCTAAATCTCAGCACCGTCACCCTGCTTGACATGACCGAGTTCCAGGTATTGCGACACTTGGTGCAGACCAATGAAGTGCTCGGAGTGCCCACGGTGTTGATGGGGATTCGCCCTGGCATCGCTGCCTATCTCTGCCAAATGCCGATCAGCATCGACGACCTCATCTTCCGGGTCGACATGGCGAGCTCCCTGGAGGCATGTAATGCATAACGTCAATACCCGGCACTACAGGATCCAGCGGCGCTCCGACGTGCAGATTGCGGCAGTATCTATGCAGCGAAAGGATTACTACCCAAGCCTTAGCAGCCTGGATCGCAGCAGCCTCGGCACCGTGATCGCCGAACTTGGCACCAATATCCTCAAATACGGAGAACAGGGAATCATTCGCATCAGCGAGGTGGAAGATGGCCTCCGCATTGGAATCCTGATCGAAGCAATAGATAAGGGTCCGGGCATACCAGACCTAGATCGTGCCCTTGAAGATCATTTCAGTACAGGCAACAGCCTCGGTCTGGGATTGCCAGCGGTTAAGCGCATGAGTGATGACTTGGCAATCGTCAGCAGCCCAGGCAAAGGCACAGAGGTGCGG from Cyanobium sp. Tous-M-B4 harbors:
- a CDS encoding PAS domain S-box protein, which produces MPNKAFAVPEHRHDLNGGRVTTTGKKAPSPAIDTTSGQELFTALNRSKAMIEFDLKGSILSANTNFLQLIGYSEAELIGQHHSIFIEPADAISSEYKQLWTSLAKGTMREGEYRYIAKGGKEVWLLISYNPILNSGGKPDKIIGLATDITEAKNNAAVATSTMAAIENSMAVIEFAPDSTILRANPIFLEVMGYGEHEVVGKLHRIFVEKDEVLSTTYKQFWMSLSRGERQRGQFKRITKSGDPVWLEASYNPILDAGGKLLRVVKFAYDITAQFNQAVALMGVKTAELEAALEEAKEAERVRLELDRTLQEMSTPVTPIWDEILLLPLVGIVDSTRTDDVMRKTLDRISQTSSKMFILDISGVPTVDTAVANQLIKITKATRIMGCETIVSGVSSSIAHTIVELGVDISELRTTATLRDAFSTCLSEMGVLDLQKGRSSSRPQHQYLHRQRTYR
- a CDS encoding STAS domain-containing protein is translated as MASPVNDIRTSMAAVDGLLVVSLPGELSDLVLNRIVEDVTQRVSQEAIRGVILNLSTVTLLDMTEFQVLRHLVQTNEVLGVPTVLMGIRPGIAAYLCQMPISIDDLIFRVDMASSLEACNA